Within Limanda limanda chromosome 1, fLimLim1.1, whole genome shotgun sequence, the genomic segment agagggagcagCTGAACGTTCTGTAGAGGATGTGTTCGTAAGGAGGTTCATATTTGGGACCTTCCACGGCTGCCTGGCAAATGAGATTGTGATCAAAAGACGCGGCAACTTGCTCATCGTGTGCGCTTTAATGCTACAGAAGCTCCCGCCGCAGAAGTTCTACTTCTTAATTGGCTACACAGAGTCACTACTGTCGCACTTTTACAAATGTCCCGTCAAACTAGAGATTCAGACCCTGCAGGAGAAAGCTGTGTACAAGTACCTCTGATGAATCTgctttaaaacaatatataaatgtatgattGTGTTCCCTTCTCCATTCCCGTTGAATGAGTGTGGCCACCCGTTTCCTGTTTTCCCCATTTCAATTAAAGcttcaaaatgaaagaaaagtgtttgAGTATCATTAAACATTATGCTTGGAATTATAACAATCTAAAGTCAATCATTTATTTCCATGACATATCACTGGTTTGCTGTGTTGCcaaattgttgtgttttgaccCTCAGTCACCGTGCATGGTCAGTGAAGGGCAGTACAGatacaaataatgaataaaatgtaatggtCAGTAGTTTGTTGCTGCATGGAAAAACTAGGATTGCTGATTATTTGTAACAATTCATTCTCTTTAAGTGAAATTTCCTAACCAAAATGTTTCACATCTTAAACATGCAATGCTCAATCAACTCCCTTAATATAGCACGTTGCATTTTTTTCATTCTTGTACATTAACATTATgagattatattttatttagttctAGTGTAGTTCTACAAGTATCTTATCAACCAAAACTTCAACCAGGGGCCCATGGTGGTAGCTGCTGCATAAACAGTAATCACAATTTAGTAAAACATAATAGAATTTATAATCGcggaaaaatacactttaaaaacTTTACTTACATTTGACAGCATTATTACATtaatataaatgaaaacatgtgtcAACTTGTGCAGCTTTATATattgtactgtatatattttgtatttgctgtaTGATTTGTAGGAAATAAACGATAGTgcatttaaagtttattttattttctaatgttTCATCACAGTGCAAGTACATTCACATTTAAGGCACATGTTCCTGGTCAGTGCAAATAAAAAGGCATAAGTCCATGTGAAATTTCCCTTGATGGACtcctcacaaaaacaaacagcactttTTCCACAGTAGACTCTTAATAAAAATCACTAATATTCACTGTAAAATATTGTCACAAATATCagggttaaaaataaaaaactgcatttttaaaTCTGAGGCACAAAATTGGATTGGTGTCTATTCATGAAAGGGCTGCATGGATAAAATAATGAGCATGATTTCAAAGAGTTGtgaaaagcaaagaaacagtGGTGTGTTTACCATAAGGGAGAAGTCTAACGTTttgcataaagactggaaacagagggaaatggctagcctggctctgtccaaTCACCAGCAGCTGTAAAGCTCACAAATGTATTCATAATATGTCgctataaaaatgttttatgacaAGTTGCTGTCTTATGTTGGGTTTTGTCCCAACTCAAGTTCCCATACCTACTGTGAACCTCTAAAACTGCAAATTGTCAATTTCAAACTTCAGTTTATCAAATTGAAGTATTAAGTCATAACATGTAAATGAGTGAGTATTACTGGTGCTGGTAGGTGGACTTCGTTAACTTTGGACTGTTCCAAGGCGGCTGGTTCCCTCTGTTTCCACAACCTTTTCTGATAAGCTGAGCCAAGCAGCTGATGGAGGTGGCTTTATATGAAATAGGAGGACGAGTGGTATTCCTTTTTCTATTCCCACACTCCACAAGATTAAAAATAAGCATGTATCCAAACATTTTGGACAATTCCTTTAAAGAGATGATTGGTTGAGAGAGCTACACTGTACCGGctgtttaaatcaataaatctcCACAACAACAAATACTGGCAACATTTTGTGTATCTGCGATTGGTAAAATGTTCACATGGGAGTGTGAACTCCAAACACTTTAAAGAGACAGTGCATTAATAGTGcagtaaacagaaacacatgagCCAGCATGGACTGATTGGTAGTAGAGTCATTTCAATAGAATGAATGGGACGAGGAGTTAACGCTGTCCAGGAAGAAAAATGTACCAAGCGTGAAGGCATTGATACAATCACAGCTCAGCAGGCATTTCAACTCGTCATTGGAAATAAGATTATAGGAaaaaatgactgaggaaatacaCTCGCTCCCTTTCTGGTTGAGggttggaaaagaaaaaatacaaagtgtcaaaacaacaaatctaaTTTATTGCTGGCGATGTCTCATCACACAAACCCTAATAAAACAGCTGTGTCATTTtgacagaaatgaaacaaacaagatgtTGGGTGTTTATCAGTGAACTGTAGAAGAGGAGACTTTGGACGGAGCTGTTTCCCTCAATTGCCAGACTTTATGTAAAGATAAGCTCACCAGTTGT encodes:
- the mrps24 gene encoding small ribosomal subunit protein uS3m; this translates as MAVSLSGSGSVRLLGALTRAGSLFSSSGSRSLHVTSVCCKNRAARIRVGKGDKPLTYEQALHPHHIGHRKGWLSQHTSNLKGEEGAAERSVEDVFVRRFIFGTFHGCLANEIVIKRRGNLLIVCALMLQKLPPQKFYFLIGYTESLLSHFYKCPVKLEIQTLQEKAVYKYL